The following proteins are co-located in the Paroedura picta isolate Pp20150507F chromosome 18, Ppicta_v3.0, whole genome shotgun sequence genome:
- the CIB1 gene encoding calcium and integrin-binding protein 1, with protein MGGSGSHLPRDLLSEYQELTFLSKQEILLAHRRFRELLPKEERDRTGLATRLPRSKMLMLPELRANPFRHRICHVFSTAADGEGGMSFEDFLDMLSVFSDGATPEIKSHYAFRIFDFDDDGTLDKRDLENLVNCLTGEGEDSRLSPLEMDQLIQNILDESDIDKDGTINLSEFQHIISRSPDFPSSFKIVL; from the exons ATGGGCGGCTCGGGCAGCCACCTGCCGCGTGACCTGCTGAGCGAGTACCAG GAGCTGACTTTCCTGAGCAAGCAGGAGATTCTGCT GGCTCACCGGCGGTTCcgcgagctgctgcccaaggaggAGAGGGACCGCACTGGCCTGGCCACCAGGCTCCCCCGCAGCAAGATGCTGATGCTGCCCGAACTGCGg GCCAACCCCTTCCGCCACCGGATCTGCCACGTCTTCTCCACGGCTGCTGATGGGGAAGGCGGCATGTCCTTTGAGGACTTCCTGGATATGTTGAGTGTCTTCAGTGATGGTGCCACTCCGGAGATCAAGTCCCACTACGCCTTCCGCATCTTTG ATTTCGATGATGACGGGACCCTTGACAAGAGGGACCTGGAGAATCTGGTTAACTGCCTGACCGGGGAAGGAGAGGACAGCCGGCTAAGCCCTCTGGAGATGGACCAGCTCATCCAAAAT ATCCTAGATGAGTCTGATATCGACAAGGACGGGACCATCAACCTCTCTGAGTTCCAGCACATCATTTCTCgctcccctgacttcccaag TTCCTTCAAAATTGTGCTGTGA
- the GDPGP1 gene encoding GDP-D-glucose phosphorylase 1 yields the protein MATLAAAALGGSEGGSRLLLSGAQGKAPALRSGMAAAPAAQESSPQHGPGAGAEVFSYTPEDLIRGGVAWRRGRGEASWSPSAFDGALRRGWEDRLARGLFRYRLGELRTRVLPGPARLVAQLNPRRGTDRRAPQAVRSVRQGFDAAQFNFTQIRPAEVLFALGARGVLVAINVSPLEFGHVLLLPEPALRLPQELTAEALLAGLEALLLSGHPGFRVGFNSLGAFASVNHLHLHAYYLAWELRVESVPARPLRPEAGLYLLQDGVPAPALLFYSDGGRQLGQLARRVCRLTGYLARRGIAHNLFATRGAAPDGPPDGRPGVRVLLWPRRACFGARPEAAFHVALCELAGHLPLTAARDFEALSEEAALRHIRRCLLPEPELAQLHRELAALLDD from the coding sequence ATGGCCACGCTCGCCGCGGCAGCCTTGGGCGGGTCGGAGGGGGGGTCCCGGCTGCTGCTCAGCGGCGCGCAAGGGAAGGCGCCTGCTCTTCGctccggcatggcggcggcgccgGCAGCCCAGGAGTCCTCGCCGCAGCACGGGCCCGGCGCTGGCGCGGAGGTCTTCTCCTACACGCCCGAGGACTTGATCCGCGGCGGGGTGGCGTGGCGGCGGGGGCGCGGGGAGGCCTCCTGGAGCCCGTCCGCCTTCGACGGGGCTCTGCGGCGGGGCTGGGAGGACCGCCTGGCGCGGGGGCTCTTCCGCTACCGGCTGGGCGAGCTGCGGACGCGGGTGCTGCCGGGGCCGGCGAGGCTGGTGGCGCAGCTGAACCCGCGGCGGGGCACGGACCGGCGGGCGCCACAGGCGGTGCGCAGCGTGCGGCAGGGCTTCGACGCGGCGCAGTTCAACTTCACGCAGATCCGGCCGGCCGAGGTGCTCTTCGCGCTGGGCGCCCGCGGCGTCCTGGTGGCCATCAACGTCAGCCCGCTGGAGTTCGGCcacgtgctgctgctgccggaGCCCGCGCTGCGCCTGCCGCAGGAGCTGACGGCCGAGGCCCTCCTCGCCGGCCTGGAGGCGCTGCTGCTCAGCGGCCACCCCGGCTTCCGCGTGGGCTTCAACAGCCTGGGCGCCTTCGCCTCCGTCAACCACCTCCACCTGCATGCCTACTACCTGGCCTGGGAGCTGCGCGTCGAGTCGGTGCCCGCGCGGCCGCTGCGGCCCGAGGCCGGCCTCTACCTGCTGCAGGACGGCGTCCCGGCGCCGGCCCTGCTCTTCTACAGCGACGGCGGACGGCAGCTGGGCCAGCTGGCGCGCCGCGTCTGCCGCCTGACCGGCTACCTGGCCCGCCGGGGCATCGCCCACAACCTCTTCGCCACGCGCGGGGCCGCGCCCGACGGGCCCCCTGACGGCCGCCCGGGGGTCCGCGTCCTGCTCTGGCCCCGCCGCGCCTGTTTCGGCGCCCGGCCGGAGGCCGCCTTCCACGTGGCGCTCTGCGAGCTGGCCGGCCACCTGCCCCTCACCGCGGCCCGCGACTTCGAGGCGCTCTCCGAGGAGGCGGCCCTGCGGCACATCCGCCGCTGCCTCCTGCCCGAGCCGGAGCTCGCCCAGCTGCACCGGGAGCTCGCGGCCCTCCTCGACGACTGA